The segment CCGCGCGGGAAGGGTAACGCGGCGGTCCCGGCCTACGTCCGCGCAATGGCGCCGCCGCCCGGCGCCCGCAGCGACGCGTCCAGCTTGTCCAGCATCTGCCGCCAGCCGATCCCGACGCCCTTCGGCGCGAGTTCGGCCGGGACGCGCTCATGCGTCAGCACGACCTCGCACAGCCCGTCGCGATCGAACAGTTCGATCGTGACGAGCGTTTCCTGCCGGCTCATATACGACGAGACCCACGTGAACACCAGCTTCGACGGCCGGTCCAGCACGCGGTATTCGCCGGAGTGCACGTATTCGATCCGCGCGGAACGCATGAAGATGTGAAAGCGTCCGCCGACGCGCGGCTCCAGCATCGCGTCGCAATGCTTCATCGTGCCGGGCAGCATCCACGCGCACAGGCCGTCCGCGTCGAGCCATGCGTCGAACACCTCGTCGCGCGACGCATGCAGCAGCTTGCGGACCGTGATCGCATGGCCGCTCATGGCTGGGGCGGCTTCCGTTTCCGTTTGGCGGCGAGATGCCGGTCGAGCGCGTCGAGCCGCTCGCCCCAGAACTCGGCGTAATGGCCGAGCCAGTCCTGCGCTTCCTCGAGATTCGACGCGTCGAGCTGGCACGCGTGCTCGCGTCCGCGGATTTCGCGGCGGATCAGCCCCGCCTTCTCGAGCGTCTTGACGTGCTTGGAGATCGCGTTGAGGCTCACGTCGTAAGGCGCGGCCAGCTCGCCCACGGTCAGGCTGCCGTCGCGCAGCCGCTCGAGCATCGACCGCCGGGTCGGATCGGCAAGCGCGCTGAAGATGGCGTCCAGCCTGTCGGGTGAACGATCGTGTGGATTCATGGGGGTACTCATGGCGGAATTATATTCAACCAAAAGGTTGACAATCAACCTTTGGGTTGAATAATATCGGCTCGGTTCCAACAGGAGAATTCCGATGGTCAAGTTGCTGCAAATCGATTCGAGCCCGATGGGCAACGCGTCCCTGTCGCGTCGCCTGACGCAGGAGTATGCGCGCAACTGGCGGCGCGCGCATCCCGATGGGCAGGTCGTGGAGCGTGATCTGTGCCGCATTGCGATGCCGCCGATCGACGCGGCGTGGATCGCGGCGAACTTCACGCCGCCGGCGGCGCGGACCGAGCAGCAGAACGAGCTGCTCGCGCTGTCGACGTCGTTCACGACGGAGCTGCGCGACGCCGACGAATACGTGA is part of the Burkholderia ubonensis subsp. mesacidophila genome and harbors:
- a CDS encoding SRPBCC family protein, encoding MSGHAITVRKLLHASRDEVFDAWLDADGLCAWMLPGTMKHCDAMLEPRVGGRFHIFMRSARIEYVHSGEYRVLDRPSKLVFTWVSSYMSRQETLVTIELFDRDGLCEVVLTHERVPAELAPKGVGIGWRQMLDKLDASLRAPGGGAIART
- a CDS encoding ArsR/SmtB family transcription factor; protein product: MNPHDRSPDRLDAIFSALADPTRRSMLERLRDGSLTVGELAAPYDVSLNAISKHVKTLEKAGLIRREIRGREHACQLDASNLEEAQDWLGHYAEFWGERLDALDRHLAAKRKRKPPQP